In Mobula hypostoma chromosome 10, sMobHyp1.1, whole genome shotgun sequence, a single genomic region encodes these proteins:
- the LOC134352494 gene encoding zinc finger protein 239-like yields the protein MEEPWKCGDYGMGFIYPSQLEIHQWVHTKEKPFIYSVWGNSSHLLTHQQIHIEVMLYACTECGKGFPKSSKLKAHHQGHTSMEQPVRCTHSQSLLRHEQVHTGRRAYSCARGGKGFNQSSDLLRHQQVHTGDKPFTYSM from the exons ATGGAGGAGCCGTGGAAGTGTGGGGACTATGGGATGGGATTCATTTACCCATCCCAACTAGAAATTCACCAGTGGGTGCACACCAAGGAGAAGCCGTTCATCTATTCCGTGTGGGGAAATTCATCCCACCTGTTAACACACCAACAAATTCACATCGAGGTGATGCTGTACGCCTGCACagagtgtgggaaaggattccCCAAGTCATCTAAGCTGAAGGCACATCACCAAGGTCACA CAAGTATGGAGCAGCCCGTGAGATGCACCCATTCACAGAGCCTCCTACGACATGAGCAGGTTCACACTGGGAGAAGGGCATACTCCTGTGCCAGGGGTGGGAAGGGATTCAACCAGTCATCTGACTTGCtgagacaccagcaagttcacactggagacAAGCCGTTCACATACTCCATGTGA